The following is a genomic window from Liolophura sinensis isolate JHLJ2023 chromosome 10, CUHK_Ljap_v2, whole genome shotgun sequence.
CTGGTTACATTTTTACAACAAAACTTCTTCACATGCCACTATAAAACCATACTGCTGTGAGGtgatatactacaagagataaaaaaatcatttgtgaaggttatattatactaaaacgtgcgaAAAGTGTCAAAAGCAGAGTTTAAattaagtcgatagcagtttaggtaactggtgtcgccttTCGCCAAAACATATTGAACTCTGCCCAATAGCCAGCATACCACTGGTTTCTgaataattgtgacgtcacccgAGACAATGACTGCTTGGTGTTGAAACATGGCTTATGGAGTCTAACACTATacattagaaaaagtgttctaactccATTTTCTTTACAAGAATATGGACTTTCAACACATCGACATGTTCAGCTTGTgttgtcactgactaaaggcaattttggtcgCGAGAATGATTGATTTTACCCACAGCTGGAAATAGGCGACTTTCTAAAAGAATTAGACTATAACTGGCTCTGTCTTACCAGCAGTGTATTGCGACAATCGGGTTAGTATGTATCAGCTAATCCGTGGAtatctttttctcttttcagatATACGCCGTCGTGACGAATTTGTTGATTCTGATCAACGTTTTTACTTACATGCTGGGGACATTACCATCTTTTCGCGTGACGCACGGGCAGGATGATCACGTAAACACAAGCTCTGTGGAAGATCCCACCAAGCTGCAGCGATGGATGACCACAACAGAGCACCCTGGAATTATCTACTTCGACATTGCCTgcttgtttttcttcttcttcgaATGTCTGCTTAGGTTCGTTTCGTGTCCgaacaagaaacattttttcagaTCATTCAAAACGATAGCTGACTTGTTTTACATCGTACCACTCTCTGTTTTGCATATAGTGTACATGTGCGATCATACAGTGTGGTCTGAGCCGCGAAATATCCCCGCTCTGTTGATCTTGCAGGGCTTCGTCGCTTTCAGGGTCTGTCGCTTGGTACTGGTCGCGAGGAATTATCGCCCTTTTGTAATTCTCATACTGTCCCTAAAAGCCAGCGGCCGAGAGCTGCTTCTGCTTGTGATAATGGTTATGTTAGCCTTGGTGTTTTTCTCCAACGCCATCTTCCTGGCAGAAATCACGCACGAGGGCACGTTCAATGACGTTTTCGAAGGATTATGGTGGAGCCTGATCACCATAACAACCGTCGGCTACGGCGATGTTGTTCCTAAAACCACATTCGGATTCGTTGTTGGAAGCATCTGCGCTGTTTCCGGGTTAATCTTAATCAGCCTTCCTATCCCTGTGATTGCTAAAAACTTTAACAGTTACTACTCCTTTAAACGAAAACCCACCGCCTTGATCGCAATCAAATGGATGGGCGGCTCCAAATCGCCGAAGGTGGGCACTGAAGAGACCCTCATAATGGAGTTGGATTGCGAAGAGCGACAAAACTGTCGAACAGGGCACGATCAACACCAGGACCCACAAAGACCAGAAGGAAATGAAATGGAGATATCGTAAGCCGTATGGCTTTAAAATTCGAGTTATATTATTGTACCCATTTACGGACACGAGTTGCACAGTTTGTCGGGGgagtgacagaaaaaaatgcatcagGAAGGTACGAAGCTACAAGAGACAATGAATAAACCTATCCAATGTGCTAAAAATCCGACCCTTGATAAGCATCTACCGTACCCTGCAGTGTGATCAAGGAAAATGAAAGGGGCATGCACAACTGTCATTGTATTTTTATCAAGCGCTCGTGAATGCGTTTgcaaacagttatatacaggtGGAAAACTGACTTTTTCCTGTTGTAAGCCAGTGATAAAATATTCCTTGATATATCGTCAGCAGAACATAGGTCAAACTATATTGCTATATCCTGCTTTGTTACTTGCAGTGGTGTTATGCTCATGAAATTTGCCTCTTCTGGAACGTCTATCTTGTAAACCGATATGATGGTTATTCCTTCTTTTTTTGTGGGGTGAATATTTGAGGATTCGATGGAAATCACCCCTTCTCAAGGTCATGCTTTAACGCACTCTCACctgaaaaaaatcagttttcaaacaattgttgtttttttttttattagcgaacaaatttattttaaacattcagAAAGGACTATCAAAGCCTTTCTAAAACACAGCTTATCATTAGCTGCTTGCGGATCATGCTTTACaaaacagcaaaccataaaAACTCATATTAACCAAACCATTTTACAGCTGTTATAGTAGTgatttgtttaataaatttgaaagtGCTGAAATTAATGTGGCTACAGCTAATTTTCCCACAACCCACTttttgtaacaatttttttaatattttgctaCAATCGGTTATAGTGCATGTGCAATAGCACAGACTTGATGAGTATCTGTAGTTCGAGTAGATCGAGATACTTgctttgatgttttacaccgtgctcagaACAGTTTCCACTCAGATTTATGATCCGGGGCTGGACCGAGGTGCCTGCGCGCAATCTGAATAAACTCAGTTGGATATAGGGATATCCATCTGACAACTACTGTACCCTTTCCTCGCGTTCACGAAGGCACTCGCGAATATACTTGGAAAAGTAGCGGCCAGTCAAATGTCAGTGCACATGTCAGTCTCCTTACCGAAAAGACATTTCAGCTGATAACGAAAGTTTACTAACCCGTTTGTAAAATGTATACGGTTTAGAGTAATCTTCCAGTGAAAAAGCAACGGTATTTTCACacttacatttgtttttgaCTGCCGCGTCTGCCATGTCAAATTGCCCTTGTTTATCTCCTGAACCGCCACGCAGTGGTATTGTGTGTCCTGCGCGATGCATATATTCCTATATCCAGTTGCGTTTATTCAGATTGGCCTGCGCGGCGCAATGTCCAAGCAAgctttcaccaatgtggccgcTCTAAGATCAACTCCAGCTCAAGCTAtctgcctctccggccgttcggacgttttcctcccacaataatgttgtccgtcgtcgtataaaaaatactcaaataaataaatacacaaataaataaataggattGCAGGATATTGTCCTTAAGCTTGGAGAGACAAATCATACTAATGATATGTGATTGTCGTTCAATGCCATACtgaataatgtttcacttatacgatagagATCAGTATAACGAGTGGCGGAAACCGGAATACCCGATGTAATTCACCGACCTTCGGCAACTGACGAACTTAATCTCACGATTATGTTTCAACCATTGCGGCGGTGTCAGTTTCATGACAACGTGACAATATCTTTGACGCCAGAAGACAGACAATGGGGGTCTCGCCGGCTCAGATGTTTAAAACGCTGATTTCCTGTTACAATCACGCACTTCACCATTTGGGCGCAGGTTCTAATCAAACTTCCGAGGCTTTAAGCcaaaaggtttgtcagataccatGCTAAATGTCCTTTGCTTCGTTTCACTTCGTTGGACTTCTTCATGTACATTGATATATAACATATTATAACGACGTATCTCTTCAAAGCATGTTGTTACAGAAGTTATATGCCAGGCGCAATTTGTGACTGCTTCGAATAACAGGCACTGGTGGTGCACAAGTGACGTATTCTTGAGCGgggtgaaaaataaataaaaaatgattaacaattatttattaattggttCATTATTTGTAATGTAGTCATGGCGTTGCTGTTTTTCGTCTTTGGCTGGTGAGCTGGTGAGCTGGAAAGGATAGAAGGATAAGGTGCTGTGATGCCTGGATCGCAGTGATCTGATCGCATGTGTACGCCTTGTGAAATACTGTCTGACATCTACTGGCTAAATGTTTGGCTAAACACTGGTCGTGAATGGTAAACCATTATTTTATTCTTTCACACATGATTTGCATTTCTATGTGATACATTCTGAATTTGTTTACACATATAGATCAGTCGACTGGTGAAGGACGGAATAAAGCCCATTTATATCGTGTATATGAGGCAAATCCAATGCTTTTAGTCCAATCATCATAACAATTATAcgtttaatgaaaataaattagtTTCTAATTAATATTTGATTACGCATATCCAACGCAAGTATCGACGTTTCACTTAAACGCAGCGATCTGGGCTGAAAGCTTTAAATAGATAGTTACCGATGTTTGACAAGGTTTAGACCTTTTGTTcgtctacatatatatatatatatatacattgtatgtatttcggaagacaccagacatgttgccttgctctaacctctttgTGCCGGCCGCCTGGGTCGGTTTGTTGTTTCGTTTCGACTGTCTGTTGTCAGAGTTCTCGTCCTTCGTGTGAAAATCatctttttgtgttatttatacatattaatttaatatttatttacattttgaggCTAATTTAACAATTATCGTCATGGATTCCACCAATCAGATTGCTACAAAGTGGCATCATAGTCGGCTATGGTGAGCCGGCTAAGCTTTagactgttttgattttgtggaACGGCCTAGACAAGTTTTTCGTTGTGTGCTTACTGTAGCCCTCAACACACAAAGAAAATGCTTGTGTTGCAGAAACACGAATTTGTGTTCTGTCCAataaaagtcttgtgtcatatttgaggCAATTCTGTCTTCTGCTGAATTAACAACAGGTCTTGGGTCTTATTGCTTTGtaacaaaaaatgtgtacttcacatttaacaCTTGTtcgtgttggggtaacacatttctgtgttgaatggaACAGCACAAACTGTTGTGTCATACTTCAACaagacgtttttttttgtttgtatgtaaaTGACGTTTAGGTGACTAATAGACCTTAGGCGGGTACGAAAGTTTTGCGAAATGGTGCCTGGATGCAGTCTGCGAGTATGCAGGCGCTTAAGTCCGTGGGGTAGAATTTGTTCTTAAATCGAACAGGAGTGTGGAAACGTGTTAAAAATGAATCTTGTCAGTaatgtgtacatggatgtgtcaGGGTAGTAGAGTCAGGTCCAAAGGCGGTTAACCTTCAAGCATGTCCTAATAATTATTACATCAATACTTAGTTGAAagtcacatgtatacatacgcACGGTTATACCTTGACGGTAGAATAGGATCTTGTCTACCTCGATGGTTGTGCTAAACTGCAGTTGTTACCAGTGTTTAGCATGGCAGGGTTATAGAGTATAAAATAATGAAGCGTTTTACAGAGATTCATTGTTCAGTGTAATGTCTACCCAACTCAGCCTGCGTGGATACACAACAGGAAAAGCCTAACTAACCGGCACACTCAGAAATAAAGtacaacaaatttatttgaaattcaaagagaatgatttttttttaaatatttaacaaacagCTCAAAACTGAAAGGAAATGACCACATATTGTTTACATGCCAATACTTTACGATGTAAGGGGTACATATTTGTTATTATCACAAAATTCTAGGCCTGTGATTGTTCAATCCGCCCTGAAAAAGGCGCCATATTCGCCGACCAGGgttgaatattttttctgtatatgtatagaaaGAAGGCACGTGTCAGCCGATATTAACGCTCTTCTGGATtcctagatctgagatctgttccATTCTTCCTAACTtaagctttcagaaatacaaagcCGTACTCTCCCACGAAAATGAAACGAAAATTACTAAACTATCAGTTCATCTTAGGcaggtgtttttctttcaactcAACCAAGGTCCCCAGTCGAGCCTCGTGCTCTTCTTCTAATTATGTGTACCGTCGCGTCGGTCTCGGCGTGCTACCTGTCGCACATGGGGAAAAGCAGTCGTGAAAACTCAGCGAACGTTGTCTGAAGTACTGGTATTGATTCAAGCAAAATTGTCAGTAATGCTCTTCATTGTGATAATATAAGTTATACCAGCGTGTTGTGTGGATATAGGGCCCGATATTTCGAAGATCTCGAAGATCAATATTTTTCGGGATTCGGGCGCCAAGAAATATCAGGCCGTATACTCACGCAACACGCTGGTATATCGTCAGTTCTTCACACGTAATGGAAACGTTTTTGGAGACCTGTCCGCTTTGCAAGAATAAtgtacatcaaaaatattttatttgtgttattcgCGTAGATGTGAATTAGAGCTGTTCAGATTTCCTTCCTTTTGCACACTTTGACAGAGGCATGaatgatattttcaatttttcattgtTCACTGACTCTATTTATTACCCTTGAATAACGACATCGCTTAGTTTTGTCGCAATATTGAAGGATAGACATGAGGTAGAAATATTATATAGTCATTGAAGCTAAGCAAGCTAGATAGAGTGGTACATTCTGTGTCGGATCTAATAGAAGTTCCCATCCTGTCTCCCTTATTTTTCATGTGAGAGTGGCTGACAACAGTATAGCTCATGGGAGAGGTTAACTCTCCGGTGTCACCCAGCCAATTCACCTGGTACTGAAAGGGTTAGCCGTGCAGTGGTGACTTAAATAAGGTCAATTCAAGTCACTCGTGTGGGAGTGGCTAACTGGGCCATGGGAAAGGTTACCTCTCATCGCTCTGCCAGTTCACCTGGCTAACTAGCCAATAGACGACGTTAACTTTTCGTTGTCACTATATCAATTCACGTGTTGGTCGAAGGGCTAGCCGCGCGGTGGTGACATACAGGGTCAAGTCAAATCACTCTTTTACATGCGGGAGTGGCTCACTAGCCCATGAGCGAGGTTAATTCTCTGCTGTCGCTCCCTGAATTTACCTCACTCTGAAAGGGTGACTCAGTGGTGATTTCAATATGGTCAAAACCGGATCGAAAATTGTTGTCTTGCAATACCTACCTCCATTTTAAACATGGTAAACATATGactgcaatattgccaaagtggtGTCAAGCCATGATCATTCCGATTCttgcaatattgccgaagtggtgCCAAAGTCATGATCTTTACGATCCTTACACCAGATGTATGGTGGAACGTTACCAGATTGCccatgtatacattttcatgGTAAAAGCGGGCGTGAACTACACAGCTTAAGCCTGAATTACATCAGACTGGAATGGCTACACCGTAACGCAGTGTAAATTTAACTCCCTGCCAGTCATCACCATAAAGTCGTTCCTTTCAAACAAGACTCAATTTATATAGTAGGCCTTAATAGGGGCCTAGATCACTTTGAAACTTTGCGTTGCTAGACACCTCTTTTGGATCACCTACCCGTTCCTCTTGCGAGCGATTGGAGGGTCGTCGGGTTTTATACCAGTCTTAGTAAacttaaatgtcatttaaattCTGTCTACCATAACACGACGTGAAAAAAATTAGTCTTTCTTGATTTTCGCTTCAACCCCGTCAGATTTAGTCGACCGCCATTGTCTACATATCATGATATCGACAAATCAAATACCGTTTCACATCTGTCGCCGCTCCAGTGACAGGACGTAATGTTACATCTGCGCTGAGGGCAGAAAACGAGCCT
Proteins encoded in this region:
- the LOC135476940 gene encoding potassium voltage-gated channel protein Shaw-like, yielding MRANKWEDLCPTDVDLNMNCHRTLQTLHTTSNQHENDTHDTDQIITLNVGGAIFQTSYSTLRNIPNTRLCTLAEELPKAYQGKPRYFFDRNPQLFNFILDFYRTGELHLPKGHCAFSLKRELHFWGLNEACVSECCWAHYVKSTNQYRQYKKLREEFRGMGSGPRQEHFGSWREKVWHFVEDPRSSCAAKIYAVVTNLLILINVFTYMLGTLPSFRVTHGQDDHVNTSSVEDPTKLQRWMTTTEHPGIIYFDIACLFFFFFECLLRFVSCPNKKHFFRSFKTIADLFYIVPLSVLHIVYMCDHTVWSEPRNIPALLILQGFVAFRVCRLVLVARNYRPFVILILSLKASGRELLLLVIMVMLALVFFSNAIFLAEITHEGTFNDVFEGLWWSLITITTVGYGDVVPKTTFGFVVGSICAVSGLILISLPIPVIAKNFNSYYSFKRKPTALIAIKWMGGSKSPKVGTEETLIMELDCEERQNCRTGHDQHQDPQRPEGNEMEIS